The following proteins come from a genomic window of Candidatus Leptovillus gracilis:
- the ansA gene encoding asparaginase, translating into MKKQVYIAYTGGTIGMKQVDGIYLPVPNHLQALMAANPAFHHPDLPDYTIHQYDPLFDSPDMTPADWSKIARDICDNYYDYDGFIVLHGTDTMSYTASALAFMLNGLDKPVIITGSQIPLGELRSDAQDNLISSLLLVAHAFVIPEVGLYFNSRLFRGCRTVKVDADGFDAFASPNFPALVTLGVDVEIREGLVRRPSSPPPSIIDLGEIAATAVVGTFRLFPGVSARTLENMLQPPLRGLVLQAYGAGNGPTRDKEFLRVLQEATERGVVIVNCTQCLRGTVDLSLYATGAALAAAGVISGYDMTPEAALTKLAYLLSISEDVAQVRALMQQNLRGELTE; encoded by the coding sequence ATGAAAAAACAAGTGTATATTGCTTATACCGGCGGAACCATTGGCATGAAGCAGGTGGATGGCATCTATTTACCCGTGCCCAACCATTTGCAGGCGCTGATGGCTGCCAATCCCGCTTTCCACCATCCCGACCTGCCCGATTACACCATCCACCAATATGACCCCCTCTTCGATTCGCCGGATATGACGCCGGCCGACTGGTCCAAAATTGCCCGCGACATTTGCGACAACTACTACGACTATGACGGCTTCATTGTCCTACACGGCACAGACACCATGTCCTACACCGCTTCGGCGCTGGCTTTTATGCTCAATGGATTGGACAAACCGGTCATCATCACCGGTTCGCAAATCCCGCTGGGCGAACTGCGCAGCGATGCTCAGGATAATTTGATCTCGTCGCTGCTCCTGGTAGCCCATGCGTTTGTTATCCCAGAAGTGGGGCTGTATTTTAACAGCCGCCTCTTTCGCGGCTGCCGCACGGTGAAGGTGGATGCGGATGGCTTCGACGCCTTTGCTTCGCCTAACTTTCCGGCGCTGGTGACGCTGGGGGTGGATGTGGAGATACGGGAGGGGTTGGTGCGACGGCCGTCTTCACCGCCACCATCCATCATTGATCTGGGCGAGATTGCGGCGACGGCCGTTGTGGGCACCTTCCGCTTGTTTCCGGGCGTGTCGGCGCGAACGTTAGAGAACATGCTTCAGCCACCGCTGCGGGGTTTGGTTTTGCAGGCGTATGGCGCGGGCAATGGCCCAACCCGCGACAAAGAGTTTTTGCGCGTACTCCAGGAAGCCACTGAACGCGGCGTGGTGATTGTGAATTGCACCCAATGTTTGCGCGGCACAGTGGACCTGAGCCTGTACGCCACCGGCGCAGCGCTGGCCGCTGCCGGTGTAATCAGCGGCTATGACATGACGCCGGAAGCGGCGCTGACGAAACTGGCCTATTTGTTGAGCATTTCGGAGGATGTGGCCCAGGTTCGGGCGCTGATGCAGCAAAATCTGCGCGGAGAGTTGACGGAGTAA
- a CDS encoding CopG family transcriptional regulator, producing MLRTQIQLREDQSRKLKEMAAEYDVSVAELIRQGIDLLIQSSPEATLEEKRLRATAVIGIADSGITDLATNHDHYLDEAYGDFGA from the coding sequence ATGTTACGCACCCAAATTCAATTACGGGAAGACCAATCCCGAAAACTAAAGGAAATGGCCGCCGAATACGACGTGTCGGTGGCCGAACTCATTCGCCAAGGCATTGACTTGCTAATTCAATCCAGCCCGGAAGCGACGCTCGAAGAAAAGAGACTGCGGGCAACGGCCGTCATTGGCATCGCCGATTCAGGTATAACTGATTTAGCCACAAATCATGATCACTATCTGGATGAAGCTTATGGGGACTTTGGCGCATGA
- a CDS encoding type II toxin-antitoxin system VapC family toxin: MKVFVDTSAFLALLDRSETMHPQAGATWLHLLTQEDTSLFCTNYVLLESAVLIQRRLGMRFVKTFHTDVTPILHLIWVDEELHRAAVMALLTANRHRLSLVDCVSFAAMRQLSIGHYFGFDVHFAEQEFTAVTS; encoded by the coding sequence ATGAAAGTCTTTGTGGATACCTCTGCGTTCCTGGCCTTATTGGATCGGTCAGAGACAATGCACCCTCAAGCCGGTGCAACCTGGTTGCATCTGCTGACGCAGGAAGATACGTCTCTTTTTTGTACCAATTACGTTTTGCTGGAGAGTGCGGTTTTAATTCAACGGCGTTTAGGTATGCGGTTTGTGAAAACGTTCCATACCGACGTGACACCTATTTTGCATCTTATATGGGTTGATGAAGAATTGCATCGAGCTGCTGTTATGGCGCTGCTAACGGCCAACCGCCACCGATTAAGCCTGGTGGACTGCGTTAGTTTCGCCGCGATGCGGCAATTGAGCATCGGGCATTATTTTGGATTTGACGTGCATTTTGCCGAGCAGGAGTTTACGGCCGTTACATCATAA
- a CDS encoding AI-2E family transporter — protein sequence MAILTAASVLALAYFTAPVWRALLVAAILAYLLNPLVNRLEVRWHGRRALATFLVYTLMVLIILGILSGAGAIIWGRAPQWGVELGEALDEIGRWVERPFVFMGFTLYPELLLGYLQRSASNAISALPVGSGWLGSIGENLLLSLIVLVGLFYLLRDGRNIAPALIQLLPPTYHDDAHHLLTDLDTVWRVSLRVQLIIFAVIGFLVLTSTALILWLFRRGWLPLSPVGLIILIVVVYAGIQQIDNLWLRPQYMGHALKLHPGIVFVALIAALALTGILGAIVIIPMLASLKILAQYAYHKLLDNPPFPAENP from the coding sequence TTGGCAATTCTGACCGCCGCCAGCGTGCTTGCCCTGGCTTATTTCACTGCGCCGGTGTGGCGCGCTTTGCTGGTGGCGGCAATCCTGGCCTACCTGCTCAACCCGTTGGTTAACCGATTGGAAGTGCGTTGGCATGGCCGGCGCGCTCTGGCGACATTCCTGGTTTACACGTTGATGGTGTTGATCATACTGGGGATTTTATCGGGAGCCGGGGCGATCATTTGGGGGCGAGCGCCGCAGTGGGGCGTGGAACTGGGTGAGGCGTTGGACGAAATTGGGCGATGGGTGGAACGGCCGTTTGTCTTCATGGGCTTTACCCTTTACCCAGAACTTTTGCTTGGTTACTTACAGCGTTCCGCCAGCAACGCCATTTCCGCTTTGCCGGTTGGCTCCGGTTGGCTGGGCAGCATCGGCGAAAACTTGCTGTTGAGCCTGATTGTCCTGGTGGGTCTGTTTTATCTGCTGCGCGATGGGCGGAACATCGCCCCGGCGCTTATCCAACTGCTGCCCCCCACCTACCACGACGACGCCCACCACCTGCTGACCGATCTAGACACCGTCTGGCGCGTTTCGCTGCGGGTCCAGTTGATTATCTTCGCCGTCATTGGTTTTCTCGTTCTCACCAGCACGGCGCTCATCCTCTGGTTGTTCCGGCGCGGCTGGCTGCCACTTTCGCCGGTCGGGCTAATCATCCTCATTGTCGTTGTCTATGCTGGCATTCAACAAATTGATAACTTGTGGCTGCGGCCGCAGTATATGGGCCACGCCCTAAAACTGCATCCCGGCATTGTCTTCGTGGCGCTCATCGCCGCGCTGGCGCTTACCGGCATTCTAGGCGCTATTGTCATCATCCCCATGCTGGCCAGCCTGAAAATTCTGGCCCAATATGCCTACCACAAGTTGCTCGACAACCCCCCTTTTCCTGCGGAAAACCCCTAA
- a CDS encoding cation-translocating P-type ATPase, translating into MQTKQSWHTESMEATLTALNSSAQGLSETEARQRQAQFGLNELIERGGKHPLRLLWEQVSSTMVLILIAAVVASALLGKVTEAAAIGAIVVLFVILGFVQEYRAEQAMAALKKLAVPVVRVRRDGRLQEISARELVPGDIFVLEAGNAVPADGRLIENANLRVQESALTGESEAVEKETAVIAKADLPLGDRRNMLYMGTAVTYGRGTAVVTATGMETELGKIATLIQSVDEGQTPLQKQLDSVGRMLAIAGVAVAALVLLIGVLSGEALEEMLLTAVSVAVAVVPEGLPAVVTITLALGAQRMLRRSALIRKLPAVETLGSVTVICSDKTGTLTVNRMTVTVIDVAGHFLELAGTGEQSASYLKLADNPDELFASRPSAIGLTLAAGALCNDASVNPDPETGRYNVMGDPTEGALLVAAQQAGVTRASLEAVLPRVAELPFDSDRKRMTTVHELAANAGNLPTAVRSLPGTDTPYVAFTKGAVDGLLAITDRVWDGDKLVPMDETWRTRIEIANTDMAQKGMRVLGLALQGLDAPDELLEQNLVFIGLVGMIDPPRPEVKTAVATAKAAGIRPIMITGDHPLTARFIAHDLGISQDGRVKTGINLDQMTPEELEQAVAEVSIYARVSPEHKLRIVEALQRQGHIVAMTGDGVNDSPALRRADIGIAMGITGTDVSKEASEMVLLDDNFATIVAAVEEGRVIFDNIRRFVKFSIAGNLGKVLVMLATPFMGIAVALEPLQLLWLNLLTDGLLGLGLGVEPAEKGIMQRPPREPQASLFNEGLGRHILWVGVFVGLVGLGVAYAAFDPAHEEDETWQTMLFTTLAFLQVGQALASRSSRESFFTLGWRTNLTLLWLTLVVIGLQLVVVYLPALERFFSVDPLSLPELLICVLLGSLAFWAIEAEKWWFRRNGR; encoded by the coding sequence ATGCAAACCAAACAATCGTGGCATACAGAGTCCATGGAAGCTACCCTGACTGCCTTGAACAGCAGCGCGCAAGGATTATCTGAAACAGAAGCGCGGCAGCGCCAGGCCCAGTTCGGCCTGAATGAGCTTATTGAACGGGGCGGCAAACACCCTTTACGCCTGCTGTGGGAGCAGGTGAGCAGTACGATGGTGCTTATTTTGATCGCGGCCGTTGTCGCTTCCGCCTTGTTGGGCAAGGTGACAGAAGCGGCGGCAATTGGGGCTATCGTCGTGCTGTTTGTGATTTTGGGTTTTGTCCAGGAATACCGGGCGGAGCAGGCGATGGCCGCTTTGAAGAAGCTGGCGGTGCCGGTGGTGCGTGTGCGGCGCGACGGCCGTCTCCAAGAAATATCCGCCCGCGAACTGGTTCCCGGCGATATTTTCGTGCTGGAAGCGGGTAACGCCGTGCCGGCCGACGGCCGTCTCATCGAAAACGCCAATTTGCGCGTGCAAGAATCGGCCCTGACCGGCGAATCGGAAGCAGTGGAGAAGGAAACGGCCGTCATCGCCAAAGCCGATCTGCCCCTGGGCGACCGGCGCAACATGCTTTACATGGGCACGGCCGTGACGTATGGCCGCGGCACGGCCGTTGTCACGGCCACCGGCATGGAAACTGAACTGGGCAAAATCGCTACGCTCATCCAGAGCGTGGACGAGGGGCAAACGCCGCTGCAAAAGCAGCTCGACAGCGTGGGCCGAATGCTGGCCATCGCCGGCGTGGCGGTAGCCGCCCTGGTGCTGTTGATTGGCGTGCTGTCCGGCGAGGCGCTGGAGGAGATGTTGTTAACGGCCGTTTCCGTGGCCGTCGCGGTGGTTCCTGAAGGCTTACCGGCCGTCGTCACCATCACCCTGGCCCTGGGGGCGCAGCGCATGTTGCGGCGCAGCGCCCTCATCCGCAAGCTGCCCGCCGTCGAAACCCTCGGCTCCGTCACCGTCATCTGCTCCGACAAAACCGGTACGCTCACCGTCAACCGCATGACCGTGACCGTGATTGACGTGGCCGGCCATTTTCTGGAACTGGCCGGGACCGGCGAACAGTCGGCCTCTTACCTCAAGCTGGCCGATAATCCCGACGAGTTGTTTGCCAGCCGTCCCTCAGCCATCGGCCTGACATTGGCCGCCGGCGCGCTGTGCAACGACGCTTCCGTCAACCCGGACCCGGAGACCGGGCGTTACAACGTCATGGGCGATCCCACCGAAGGAGCGCTGCTGGTGGCGGCGCAGCAGGCGGGTGTTACCCGGGCAAGTTTGGAGGCTGTCTTGCCGCGTGTGGCCGAACTGCCCTTCGATTCCGACCGCAAACGCATGACGACGGTGCATGAACTGGCAGCCAATGCAGGAAATTTGCCAACGGCCGTGCGCAGCCTGCCCGGCACGGACACCCCTTACGTTGCCTTCACCAAAGGCGCGGTGGATGGCCTGCTGGCGATTACCGACCGGGTGTGGGACGGTGACAAGCTGGTCCCTATGGATGAAACCTGGCGCACGCGCATCGAAATCGCCAACACCGACATGGCCCAGAAGGGGATGCGCGTGTTGGGATTGGCCTTGCAAGGTCTGGATGCGCCGGATGAGCTGCTGGAGCAAAACCTGGTGTTTATTGGCCTGGTGGGCATGATTGATCCGCCGCGACCGGAAGTAAAAACGGCCGTGGCCACCGCCAAAGCCGCCGGAATACGTCCCATCATGATCACCGGCGACCATCCGTTGACCGCCCGGTTTATTGCCCATGATTTGGGCATTAGTCAAGACGGCCGTGTCAAAACCGGCATCAACCTGGACCAGATGACGCCTGAAGAGTTGGAGCAAGCCGTCGCGGAAGTCTCCATCTATGCCCGCGTCTCGCCGGAACACAAGCTGCGCATTGTGGAGGCCTTGCAGCGCCAGGGCCACATCGTCGCCATGACCGGTGATGGCGTCAACGACTCGCCCGCTTTGCGCCGCGCCGACATCGGCATTGCGATGGGCATCACCGGCACCGATGTGTCCAAAGAAGCGTCCGAGATGGTGCTGCTGGACGACAATTTTGCCACCATTGTCGCGGCCGTGGAGGAAGGGCGGGTCATCTTCGACAACATCCGCCGTTTTGTGAAGTTTTCCATCGCCGGCAACCTGGGCAAGGTGCTGGTGATGCTGGCAACGCCGTTCATGGGCATTGCCGTGGCGTTGGAACCGCTGCAACTGCTGTGGCTGAATTTGCTCACCGACGGCTTGCTGGGGCTGGGGTTGGGCGTGGAACCGGCGGAAAAGGGCATTATGCAACGGCCGCCGCGCGAACCGCAGGCCAGTCTGTTTAACGAAGGTTTAGGTCGCCATATCTTGTGGGTGGGGGTGTTTGTGGGTCTGGTGGGGTTGGGCGTGGCCTACGCTGCCTTTGATCCGGCCCACGAGGAAGATGAAACGTGGCAAACGATGTTGTTTACCACGCTGGCCTTTTTGCAGGTGGGGCAGGCGTTGGCGTCGCGTTCCAGCCGGGAATCGTTTTTTACGTTGGGCTGGCGCACTAATCTGACGTTGCTCTGGCTGACGCTGGTGGTTATTGGGCTGCAATTGGTGGTAGTGTATTTGCCGGCGTTAGAGCGGTTCTTCAGTGTGGACCCACTTTCGCTACCGGAACTGCTGATTTGCGTATTGTTGGGCAGTCTGGCCTTTTGGGCGATTGAGGCCGAGAAATGGTGGTTCAGGAGGAACGGCCGTTAA
- a CDS encoding alanine--glyoxylate aminotransferase family protein: protein MHTQTISTNQKYRIVTQTLDVPPRLLLGPGPSNAHPRVLTAMGMPQLSHLDPVFIGIMNETQALLRYAWQTDNEMTLAISGTGSAAMETAVANLVEPGDVVLVGVMGFFGERLVEMAGRHGADVRVIEKPWGDVFTPDEIYAALNQHRPAILMLVHAETSTGALQPLVGIGDICREFDCLLLADGVTSLGAAPLLVDEWRIDAAYSCSQKGLSCPPGASPLTLGPRARAKIGRRSRKVDTWYLDTTLLRTYWLGDVRAYHHTMSSNMIYALREGLRIVAEESLEARWARHQATAQLLWDGLAEMGLACHVADAAHRIPSLTTVRVPDGVDAKAVAGRLLHDYNIEIAGGFSKLAGKVWRVGLMGHNSRPENVLTLLAALREVL from the coding sequence ATGCACACCCAAACGATTTCTACCAATCAAAAGTACCGTATTGTCACTCAAACGTTGGATGTACCGCCGCGGCTGCTGCTTGGTCCTGGCCCCTCAAACGCCCATCCGCGCGTCTTGACGGCGATGGGAATGCCGCAGCTTAGCCACCTGGACCCGGTGTTTATCGGCATCATGAACGAGACGCAGGCGCTTTTGCGCTATGCCTGGCAGACCGACAACGAGATGACGCTGGCGATTAGCGGCACGGGCAGCGCGGCCATGGAAACGGCCGTTGCCAACCTCGTTGAACCGGGTGATGTGGTATTGGTGGGCGTGATGGGCTTCTTTGGCGAACGACTGGTGGAAATGGCCGGCCGCCATGGCGCCGACGTGCGGGTCATCGAAAAGCCCTGGGGCGACGTGTTTACACCCGACGAAATTTACGCCGCGCTGAACCAGCATCGCCCGGCCATTCTCATGCTGGTCCACGCTGAAACCTCCACCGGGGCGCTGCAACCATTGGTTGGCATCGGTGATATTTGCCGTGAATTTGACTGCCTTCTGCTGGCCGATGGCGTCACCAGCCTGGGCGCAGCACCGCTGCTGGTGGATGAATGGCGCATAGACGCCGCCTACAGCTGCTCACAAAAGGGTTTAAGCTGCCCGCCCGGCGCATCGCCCCTTACGCTTGGCCCGCGCGCGCGAGCCAAAATCGGCCGGCGCAGCCGCAAAGTGGATACCTGGTATCTGGACACAACGCTGCTGCGCACCTATTGGCTGGGCGATGTGCGCGCTTATCACCACACCATGAGCAGCAATATGATTTACGCCCTGCGCGAAGGCTTGCGCATCGTCGCCGAAGAAAGCCTGGAAGCGCGTTGGGCGCGCCATCAGGCCACCGCCCAACTGCTTTGGGATGGCCTGGCGGAGATGGGTCTGGCCTGCCATGTGGCCGACGCCGCCCACCGCATCCCCAGCCTTACCACCGTGCGCGTGCCCGACGGCGTGGATGCCAAAGCGGTCGCCGGCCGCCTGCTGCACGATTACAACATCGAGATTGCCGGTGGTTTTAGCAAACTGGCGGGCAAAGTGTGGCGCGTAGGGCTGATGGGCCACAACAGCCGCCCGGAAAACGTGTTGACGTTGTTGGCCGCCCTGCGTGAGGTTCTTTAG
- a CDS encoding tRNA-dihydrouridine synthase family protein — protein MNDSTLEQCPGCLTAVVDLPTAPTFWVREVPVYGDAILAPMARYSDVPYRALCRAYGSAMSYSEFVPADALLHQPNPMWRRLDIRPGGEQPMVFQIFGYDAHQLLAAAQRIETWGPDIIDVNMGCSVPQVSEQGAGVGMMRRPELVAQTFRLLSSHLRVPVTGKIRLGWDTTSKNFLQIAHIMEDNGAALIAVHGRTKTQNYSHQADWDAIAEVKRQAGVPVIGNGDVQSPADIDRLKAHTGCDGVMIGRAAVGNPWIFARQERAELMFGAVTAVIRRHLDEMLAYYGSPAGLRGFRRHLKRYLSGLAVKRFLQPMLEAEETAVFMDHLRVLETAVPADEPLAALAQRTYFPKPTLSNQ, from the coding sequence ATGAACGACTCAACTCTGGAACAGTGCCCTGGCTGTCTAACGGCCGTGGTTGATTTGCCAACTGCGCCAACCTTTTGGGTACGCGAGGTGCCCGTCTATGGCGACGCCATCCTGGCGCCGATGGCCCGCTATTCCGACGTGCCTTATCGCGCCCTGTGCCGCGCCTATGGCTCGGCCATGAGCTACAGCGAATTTGTGCCCGCCGACGCCCTGCTGCACCAACCCAACCCAATGTGGCGGCGGTTGGACATTCGGCCGGGCGGTGAACAGCCGATGGTCTTCCAGATTTTCGGCTACGATGCCCACCAACTGTTGGCCGCGGCACAGCGCATTGAGACATGGGGGCCAGACATCATTGACGTGAACATGGGCTGCTCTGTGCCACAGGTGAGCGAACAGGGCGCGGGTGTGGGCATGATGCGCCGCCCAGAACTGGTGGCGCAGACCTTTCGCCTGCTGTCTAGCCATCTGCGCGTGCCGGTGACGGGCAAAATTCGCCTGGGCTGGGACACAACCAGCAAGAACTTTTTGCAGATTGCCCACATCATGGAAGACAACGGCGCGGCGCTGATTGCCGTACACGGCCGTACCAAAACACAAAATTACAGTCACCAGGCCGATTGGGATGCCATCGCTGAGGTAAAACGCCAGGCAGGGGTTCCGGTCATCGGCAATGGCGATGTGCAGTCGCCGGCGGATATTGACCGGCTTAAAGCGCACACTGGCTGCGACGGGGTGATGATTGGCCGGGCGGCGGTGGGCAACCCCTGGATTTTTGCCCGGCAGGAGCGGGCGGAGCTGATGTTTGGCGCTGTAACGGCCGTTATCCGCCGTCACCTGGACGAAATGCTGGCCTACTATGGCAGCCCGGCCGGGCTGCGCGGTTTTCGCCGCCATCTGAAACGGTATCTGTCTGGTCTGGCGGTGAAACGCTTTTTGCAGCCAATGTTAGAGGCAGAAGAGACGGCCGTTTTTATGGACCATCTGCGCGTGCTGGAAACGGCCGTACCCGCCGATGAACCCCTCGCGGCGTTGGCGCAGCGCACCTACTTCCCCAAACCCACGCTCAGTAATCAGTGA
- the pheS gene encoding phenylalanine--tRNA ligase subunit alpha encodes MLAQLDELYAQSLETVAAAAGTAVLDDWYKNTLGRKGSIYLLTRQVGQLPAEERPAFGQRINAVKQSLEEAYQTRLAELKTAELQAQIAASALDVTLPGRRQWQGRLHPASQTLRDIYRIWGDMGFQVYRSRDVETDEYNFELLNIPPHHPARDMWDTFHTTTPGVILRTHTSPGQIHAMRDYYPEPIRVILPGMCYRYEQITARSEIQFHQVEGLAVGKNISLADLKGTLTDFARRMFGQDRPVRFRANYFPFTEPSAEMDVACILCDGAGCNVCKYSGWVEILGCGMVHPTVLRNGGYDPAIYSGFAFGMGPERIAMLKYRIDDIRYFWGNDLRFLEQF; translated from the coding sequence ATGCTTGCACAATTAGACGAACTGTATGCCCAATCATTAGAAACAGTGGCGGCGGCGGCGGGAACGGCCGTTCTCGACGACTGGTACAAAAACACCCTCGGCCGTAAAGGCAGCATCTACCTGCTTACCCGGCAGGTGGGCCAACTACCCGCTGAAGAACGGCCGGCCTTCGGCCAGCGCATCAACGCCGTTAAACAATCCCTGGAAGAAGCCTACCAGACCCGTCTGGCTGAACTAAAAACCGCCGAACTCCAGGCGCAAATCGCCGCTTCCGCCCTGGATGTGACCCTGCCCGGCCGGCGGCAGTGGCAGGGCCGATTACACCCCGCCAGCCAAACCCTACGCGACATTTACCGCATCTGGGGCGACATGGGCTTCCAGGTCTACCGCAGCCGCGACGTAGAGACCGACGAGTACAACTTCGAGCTGCTCAACATCCCGCCGCACCATCCCGCCCGCGACATGTGGGATACCTTCCACACCACCACCCCTGGCGTCATCCTGCGCACCCACACCAGCCCCGGCCAGATTCACGCCATGCGCGACTACTACCCGGAGCCGATCCGCGTGATTCTGCCCGGCATGTGCTACCGCTACGAGCAAATCACCGCCCGCAGCGAAATCCAATTCCACCAGGTGGAAGGATTGGCCGTCGGCAAAAACATCAGCCTGGCCGACCTGAAAGGCACGCTGACGGACTTTGCCCGGCGCATGTTTGGGCAAGACCGCCCGGTGCGCTTCCGGGCCAACTACTTCCCCTTCACCGAGCCGAGCGCCGAGATGGACGTGGCCTGCATTTTGTGCGACGGCGCTGGCTGCAACGTCTGCAAATACAGTGGCTGGGTGGAGATTTTAGGCTGCGGCATGGTTCACCCCACGGTGCTGCGCAACGGCGGGTATGATCCGGCCATCTACTCTGGCTTCGCCTTCGGCATGGGGCCGGAGCGCATCGCCATGCTCAAATATCGCATTGACGACATCCGCTACTTCTGGGGCAACGATTTGCGCTTCCTGGAACAGTTCTAA